The genomic interval CTCTTTGAGCATCGGAGGCAACGACTACGGCGGAAACGCCTTGAAGCTCTTGACCGGGCAGGTCGATCCGGTGGTCTTGGGAAACCAGGTCACGGCCAACATTTCCACGGCCGTCGACAACGTGCTGTCGGCGCATCCCGACGGCATGATCGTGTGGAGCGTCCCCGACATGTCGCTCACCGCCGAGGGCCAGACGTACGTCACGACACCGCAGTTACAGGCGCTGGCCGCGCAAATCATGGCCGACGTTAATCCGCAGTTGGAAGCCGCGATGCTGTCGCGTCACGTCGTCTACATTGACCTGGCCTCGGCCATGCACGACCTGGAGGCGAGCCCGCTCGTCGTTGGTGGTGTAACGATCGACACCAAGAACGCCAGCACCGATCCCACACATCTTTGGCAGAACAACATTCATCCGGGCACGGTCGGCAACGGCCTGTTCGCCAATCTGGCCATCGCCGCTCTTAACGTCGGGTACGGTCAACACATACCGTATTTCACTGAC from Pirellulales bacterium carries:
- a CDS encoding PEP-CTERM sorting domain-containing protein; protein product: SLSIGGNDYGGNALKLLTGQVDPVVLGNQVTANISTAVDNVLSAHPDGMIVWSVPDMSLTAEGQTYVTTPQLQALAAQIMADVNPQLEAAMLSRHVVYIDLASAMHDLEASPLVVGGVTIDTKNASTDPTHLWQNNIHPGTVGNGLFANLAIAALNVGYGQHIPYFTDQEILAQAGLSGSYTGQTTNIDYASYIVTAPVPEPGSLALLVIGALFTVVGYRSRRRRIE